In the Streptomyces fradiae ATCC 10745 = DSM 40063 genome, one interval contains:
- a CDS encoding PadR family transcriptional regulator translates to MRMQLLALLADGPAHGYELKQDLERLLGAAYPQPNVGQIYVTLGRLEKSGLIEGEEVAQSSRPNKKIYRLTPAGREELRTWFEETADEPRVRDEFFMKLALAPRTGLADQISLINRQRREYLRTMRTLSKLAATENRDNRTAHLLIEGAILHLQADLDWLERCQEELEGLEDAR, encoded by the coding sequence GTGCGCATGCAGCTCCTCGCTCTCCTGGCCGACGGGCCCGCGCACGGGTACGAGCTGAAGCAGGACCTTGAGCGGCTGCTGGGCGCCGCGTACCCTCAGCCCAACGTCGGCCAGATCTACGTCACGCTCGGCCGGCTGGAGAAGTCGGGGCTCATCGAGGGCGAGGAGGTCGCCCAGTCGAGCCGGCCGAACAAGAAGATCTACCGTCTCACCCCCGCCGGGCGCGAGGAGCTGCGCACCTGGTTCGAGGAGACGGCGGACGAGCCGCGGGTGCGCGACGAGTTCTTCATGAAGCTCGCCCTCGCCCCCCGCACCGGCCTCGCCGACCAGATATCCCTCATCAACCGACAGCGACGCGAGTACCTCAGGACGATGCGCACCCTCTCCAAGCTGGCCGCCACCGAGAACCGGGACAACCGCACGGCGCACCTGCTCATCGAGGGCGCCATACTCCACCTCCAGGCCGACCTGGACTGGCTGGAGCGGTGCCAGGAGGAACTGGAAGGGCTGGAGGACGCGCGATGA
- a CDS encoding ABC transporter ATP-binding protein, whose translation MIGLAPPEYDPAAPRSATTLPVAGPATVRAYVRELLRRHRTAFTVLVVVNSVAVLASMAGPYLLGSVVDRLAAGEGAARLERTLLLFAAALAVQTVFVRLVRLRGAMLGEEMLADLREDFLVRSVRLPPGVLERAGTGDLLSRISTDIDRLGEAMRQAVPQLAIGVVWAGLLLGGLAVTAPPLALAALVAAPLLVAGCRWYFRRAPAAYRSEAAGYAAVAAALTETVDGGRTVEAHRLGSRRVALSDRRIAQWVAWERYTLALRSVFFPVVSLTHVTVLVSVLLIGGALVLDGRLDVGQLTTGALLAQMLVDPIAIILRWYDELQVAQVSLARLVGVREIEPEAGDGSVRPDGREVRADDVRFGYREGVDVLHRVSLEVPPGTRLALVGPSGAGKSTLGRLLAGIYAPGSGRVTLGAAELARMPAERVREHVALVNQEHHVFVGSLRDNLLLARSGAGDGELWAALGAVGADGWARALSDGLDTEVGSGGRALTPAQAQQVALARLVLADPHTLVLDEATSLLDPRAARHLERSLARVLDGRTVVAIAHRLHTAHDADLIAVVEGGRITELGGHDALVAAGGAYASLWRSWHGER comes from the coding sequence ATGATCGGCCTGGCGCCGCCGGAGTACGACCCCGCGGCCCCGCGGTCCGCGACGACGCTGCCCGTGGCCGGGCCCGCGACGGTCCGCGCGTACGTGCGGGAGCTGCTGCGCCGCCACCGCACGGCGTTCACGGTGCTGGTGGTGGTCAACTCGGTCGCCGTCCTCGCGTCCATGGCGGGTCCGTACCTGCTGGGCTCGGTCGTGGACCGGCTGGCGGCCGGGGAGGGCGCCGCGCGTCTGGAGCGGACGCTGCTGCTGTTCGCCGCCGCGCTCGCGGTGCAGACGGTGTTCGTCCGGCTGGTGCGGCTGCGGGGGGCGATGCTCGGCGAGGAGATGCTGGCCGATCTGCGCGAGGACTTCCTCGTGCGGTCGGTGCGGCTGCCGCCGGGCGTGCTGGAGCGGGCGGGCACCGGCGACCTGCTGTCGCGGATCAGCACCGACATCGACCGGCTGGGCGAGGCGATGCGGCAGGCCGTGCCGCAGCTCGCCATCGGCGTCGTGTGGGCGGGCCTGCTGCTGGGCGGGCTCGCGGTGACCGCGCCGCCGCTGGCGCTCGCCGCGCTGGTCGCGGCGCCGCTGCTGGTGGCGGGCTGCCGCTGGTACTTCCGGCGCGCGCCGGCCGCCTACCGGTCCGAGGCGGCCGGGTACGCGGCGGTGGCCGCCGCGCTGACCGAGACGGTCGACGGCGGCCGCACGGTGGAGGCCCACCGGCTGGGGTCCCGCCGGGTGGCGCTGTCGGACCGGCGGATCGCCCAGTGGGTCGCGTGGGAGCGGTACACGCTCGCGCTGCGGTCGGTGTTCTTCCCGGTGGTCAGCCTGACCCATGTCACGGTGCTGGTGTCGGTGCTGCTGATCGGCGGCGCGCTCGTGCTGGACGGCCGGCTGGACGTGGGACAGCTGACGACGGGGGCACTGCTCGCCCAGATGCTGGTGGACCCGATCGCGATCATCCTGCGCTGGTACGACGAGCTGCAGGTGGCGCAGGTCTCGCTGGCCCGGCTGGTGGGCGTCCGGGAGATCGAGCCGGAGGCCGGGGACGGGTCGGTGCGGCCGGACGGGCGGGAGGTGCGCGCGGACGACGTGCGCTTCGGCTACCGGGAGGGCGTGGACGTGCTGCACCGGGTGTCGCTGGAGGTCCCGCCGGGGACCCGGCTGGCGCTGGTCGGCCCGTCCGGTGCGGGCAAGTCCACGCTGGGCCGGCTGCTGGCCGGGATCTACGCGCCCGGTTCCGGCCGGGTGACGCTCGGCGCGGCGGAGCTGGCGCGGATGCCGGCCGAGCGGGTGCGGGAGCACGTGGCGCTGGTCAACCAGGAGCACCACGTGTTCGTCGGGTCGCTGCGGGACAACCTGCTGCTGGCGCGGTCCGGGGCGGGCGACGGGGAGCTGTGGGCGGCGCTGGGCGCGGTGGGCGCCGACGGCTGGGCGCGGGCGCTGTCCGACGGCCTCGACACGGAGGTCGGCTCCGGCGGGCGGGCGCTGACCCCGGCGCAGGCGCAGCAGGTGGCGCTGGCCCGGCTCGTGCTGGCCGACCCGCACACCCTGGTGCTGGACGAGGCGACGTCGCTCCTCGACCCGCGGGCGGCCCGGCACCTGGAGCGGTCACTGGCGCGGGTCCTCGACGGCCGTACGGTCGTGGCGATCGCGCACCGGCTGCACACGGCGCACGACGCGGACCTGATCGCGGTGGTGGAGGGCGGCCGGATCACCGAGCTCGGCGGCCATGACGCGCTGGTCGCGGCCGGCGGGGCGTACGCGTCGCTGTGGAGGTCGTGGCACGGGGAGCGGTGA
- a CDS encoding ABC transporter substrate-binding protein: MRWASAAGRGLVIVVLLLVGTVASGVPGDGPRGTGRGPVALATAGDLTGYLRPLLDDWNRERPAERVTLVELPDSADETRAQMITDLRSGAGRFDLLNIDVAWTSEFAAAGWIAPLERRRFALDAFLPPVVDTATYEGRLYAVPYVTNAGMLFYRSDLLAAAGERPPRTWAELERQARTVAPRHGVGGYAGQFLPYEGLTVNVTEAVYSAGGAVLGDEGGRVAVDSPAARSGVAFLARGVREGWIPREALAYTEEESRRAFQDGRLLFLRNWPYAWAGASGGGSAVAGRFGAVPLPGRDGPGTSVLGGSNLAVSSRARHPETAADLIAYLTSDAVQRRVLVEGALPPVRAALYGDAALVRRFPYLPALRESVLAARPRPKSPRYEQVSLAVQAVMHDALAQRQEPAAAVRRLAAELEAVARRG, encoded by the coding sequence ATGCGGTGGGCGAGTGCCGCGGGTAGGGGCCTGGTGATCGTGGTGCTGCTGCTGGTCGGGACGGTGGCGTCCGGCGTGCCCGGCGACGGGCCGCGCGGGACCGGGCGGGGCCCGGTGGCGCTGGCGACGGCCGGGGACCTCACCGGATACCTGCGGCCGCTGCTGGACGACTGGAACCGGGAGCGGCCCGCGGAGCGGGTGACGCTGGTGGAGCTGCCCGACTCGGCGGACGAGACCCGCGCCCAGATGATCACGGACCTGCGGTCCGGTGCGGGCCGCTTCGACCTGCTCAACATCGACGTGGCCTGGACCTCGGAGTTCGCGGCGGCCGGCTGGATCGCCCCGCTGGAGCGGCGGCGCTTCGCGCTGGACGCCTTCCTGCCGCCGGTCGTGGACACGGCGACGTACGAGGGGCGGCTGTACGCCGTGCCGTACGTGACCAACGCCGGGATGCTGTTCTACCGCTCCGACCTGCTGGCCGCGGCGGGCGAACGGCCGCCGCGCACCTGGGCGGAGCTGGAGCGCCAGGCGCGGACGGTCGCGCCGCGGCACGGCGTCGGCGGGTACGCCGGGCAGTTCCTGCCGTACGAGGGGCTGACGGTCAACGTGACGGAGGCGGTGTACTCGGCGGGCGGCGCGGTCCTCGGCGACGAGGGCGGCCGGGTCGCGGTGGACTCGCCGGCGGCCCGGTCCGGGGTGGCGTTCCTGGCGCGCGGCGTACGGGAGGGGTGGATCCCCCGCGAGGCGCTGGCGTACACGGAGGAGGAGTCCCGGCGGGCGTTCCAGGACGGGCGGCTGCTGTTCCTGCGGAACTGGCCGTACGCGTGGGCGGGCGCCTCGGGCGGCGGCTCCGCGGTCGCGGGCCGGTTCGGCGCCGTGCCGCTGCCGGGCCGGGACGGGCCGGGGACGAGCGTGCTGGGCGGGTCGAACCTGGCGGTGAGCAGCCGGGCGCGGCACCCGGAGACGGCCGCCGACCTGATCGCGTACCTGACGAGTGACGCCGTGCAGCGCCGGGTCCTCGTGGAGGGCGCGCTGCCGCCGGTGCGGGCGGCGCTGTACGGGGACGCGGCGCTGGTGCGGCGCTTCCCGTACCTGCCGGCGCTGCGGGAGAGCGTGCTGGCGGCCCGGCCGCGCCCCAAGAGCCCGCGGTACGAGCAGGTGAGCCTCGCGGTCCAGGCCGTGATGCACGACGCCCTGGCGCAGCGCCAGGAGCCCGCGGCGGCGGTGCGCCGGCTCGCCGCGGAGCTGGAAGCGGTCGCGCGGCGCGGCTGA
- a CDS encoding FtsX-like permease family protein — MRAMLRWAHADLRTHRGEALFLVSATAGIVASLLLAAALFGYATNPWQRIFTQSQGAHVWLHTGRAADPARLASLDGVAFVAGPYDTVATTAASRGARAAVELRAAPDRPPATARPLLTAGRWLDPAVPDGVVLESGLAAALVAQPGDTLALPGGAGRTLTVLGVADTAEPRYEPGERPGTVWAPPATVRAVPGLPGRITGLRLTDPADTGYTVQRAVTALGADAVTDVTPWQRARAEARDDTRLVGRVLGLFGLGALVAAALAVFGAISTRVRGHLRDISVLKAVGFTPGQVVRVFLAQHLAYAVLGAALAAALVRALGARIPGRVGDAVGVWQGLPGHTATLLAVPAAVVVLIGAATGLAAWRAGRVPPVPAGTAAGPPAGRGLSRPALRALALPGLPPVLVLGWHRAFGRGRPAPATVARLALPLLLITVALGAWTSIQRFDTRPEQLGLPAALTARPAEGIGDREARALLQRSPDVLTAHRGLEVAALVPGQTGTIALRGLGTRQDPYPYSVAEGRPARGPDEAVAGQGLLDLLGVRVGDWVRLTVGGRPQVLHLVGRSIEPENAGRTVSTSLDTLRENDPDLRPTVYHLRLRPGADPHAVRAELLREAAGRLDVHVVSGPADRLADLRGVVAGLIAVLALIGLTEVTTAIGGAVREGERDLLAWRAMGLSARQVTAVTVSAVGWTALAAALAGTALGVPLAHWLIDQEGRTSGIGAGIAHGPSPLHLLAVAAAAVLGAVALAAVPAARAARRRLADTLAAYA; from the coding sequence GTGCGGGCCATGCTGCGCTGGGCGCACGCCGACCTCCGCACCCACCGCGGTGAGGCGCTCTTCCTCGTCTCCGCCACCGCCGGGATCGTCGCCTCGCTCCTCCTCGCCGCCGCCCTCTTCGGATACGCCACCAACCCCTGGCAGCGGATCTTCACCCAGTCCCAGGGCGCGCACGTCTGGCTGCACACCGGCCGCGCCGCCGACCCCGCGCGCCTCGCCTCGCTCGACGGCGTGGCCTTCGTCGCCGGCCCCTACGACACGGTCGCCACCACCGCGGCCTCACGCGGCGCCCGCGCCGCCGTCGAACTGCGCGCCGCCCCCGACCGGCCGCCCGCCACCGCCCGGCCGCTCCTCACCGCGGGCCGCTGGCTCGACCCCGCCGTCCCCGACGGCGTCGTCCTGGAGTCCGGCCTGGCCGCCGCCCTGGTGGCCCAGCCCGGCGACACCCTCGCCCTCCCCGGCGGCGCCGGCCGCACCCTCACCGTCCTCGGCGTCGCCGACACCGCCGAACCGCGCTACGAGCCCGGCGAGCGCCCCGGCACCGTCTGGGCCCCGCCCGCCACCGTCCGCGCCGTCCCCGGTCTGCCCGGACGGATCACCGGCCTGCGCCTCACCGATCCCGCCGACACCGGGTACACCGTGCAGCGTGCCGTCACCGCCCTCGGCGCGGACGCCGTCACCGACGTCACCCCCTGGCAGCGGGCCCGCGCCGAGGCCCGCGACGACACCCGGCTCGTCGGCCGCGTCCTCGGCCTCTTCGGCCTGGGCGCCCTCGTCGCCGCCGCGCTCGCCGTCTTCGGCGCGATCAGCACCCGCGTCCGCGGACACCTGCGGGACATCTCCGTCCTCAAGGCCGTCGGGTTCACCCCCGGCCAGGTCGTCCGGGTCTTCCTCGCCCAGCACCTGGCGTACGCGGTGCTCGGCGCCGCCCTCGCCGCCGCGCTCGTCCGGGCGCTCGGCGCGCGCATACCCGGCAGGGTCGGCGACGCCGTCGGCGTGTGGCAGGGCCTGCCCGGCCACACGGCCACGCTCCTCGCCGTCCCGGCCGCCGTCGTCGTCCTCATCGGCGCCGCCACCGGCCTCGCCGCCTGGCGCGCCGGCCGCGTCCCGCCCGTCCCCGCCGGCACGGCCGCGGGACCGCCCGCCGGCCGCGGCCTGTCCCGGCCCGCCCTGCGCGCCCTCGCCCTGCCCGGTCTCCCGCCCGTGCTCGTCCTCGGCTGGCACCGCGCCTTCGGCCGGGGCCGCCCCGCCCCCGCCACCGTCGCCCGGCTCGCCCTGCCACTGCTGCTGATCACCGTCGCCCTCGGCGCGTGGACCAGCATCCAGCGCTTCGACACCCGCCCCGAACAGCTGGGCCTGCCGGCCGCGCTCACCGCCCGCCCCGCCGAAGGGATCGGCGACCGCGAGGCGCGCGCCCTGCTCCAGCGCAGCCCCGACGTCCTCACCGCCCACCGGGGCCTGGAGGTCGCCGCGCTCGTGCCCGGCCAGACCGGCACCATCGCGCTGCGCGGCCTCGGCACCCGCCAGGACCCCTACCCGTACTCCGTCGCCGAGGGCCGCCCCGCGCGGGGCCCCGACGAGGCCGTCGCCGGCCAGGGACTGCTCGACCTGCTCGGCGTGCGGGTCGGCGACTGGGTGCGCCTCACCGTCGGCGGACGCCCGCAGGTGCTGCACCTCGTCGGCCGCAGCATCGAACCGGAGAACGCCGGACGCACCGTCTCCACCTCCCTGGACACCCTCCGCGAGAACGATCCGGACCTGCGGCCCACCGTCTACCACCTGCGGCTGCGCCCCGGCGCCGACCCGCACGCCGTCCGCGCCGAACTGCTCCGGGAGGCCGCCGGGCGCCTCGACGTCCACGTGGTCTCCGGCCCCGCCGACCGCCTCGCCGACCTGCGCGGCGTCGTCGCCGGGCTGATCGCCGTCCTCGCGCTGATCGGCCTCACCGAGGTGACCACCGCCATCGGCGGCGCGGTGCGCGAGGGGGAGCGCGACCTGCTCGCGTGGCGGGCCATGGGCCTGTCCGCCCGGCAGGTCACCGCCGTCACGGTGAGCGCCGTCGGCTGGACGGCCCTCGCCGCCGCCCTCGCCGGTACGGCCCTGGGCGTGCCGCTCGCGCACTGGCTGATCGACCAGGAGGGCCGTACCAGCGGCATCGGGGCGGGCATCGCCCACGGCCCGTCGCCGCTCCACCTGCTGGCCGTCGCCGCGGCGGCCGTGCTGGGCGCCGTGGCGCTCGCGGCCGTGCCGGCCGCGCGGGCGGCCCGCCGCAGACTGGCCGACACCCTCGCGGCGTACGCCTGA
- a CDS encoding ABC transporter ATP-binding protein, with product MRRLRRFRAAPPGAAPTGRPTAPAGAAPAGASASTDRSAATPAARPAAPSTETSAATSTETSAAPAGPPLLEARGLVRTHHGEGGPVHAVRGVDLTVRRGEFVAVTGPSGAGKSTLLHLLGGLQRPDEGTVLLDGASTDGYTEARWAVERRRSIGIVFQFFNLVSNLSVADNVELPALLAGASARAARAERDRLLTELGLAAKARSMPGELSGGEQQRVALARALVNHPRLLLADEPAGSLDSKGTREVMRLLSRFHQRGQTIVLVTHDARLASAADRVISFFDGRVTDDITLGGDDGAPAAGGPAGRRAGAGGPARVVELRD from the coding sequence ATGAGGCGCCTCCGCCGCTTCCGCGCCGCGCCCCCGGGCGCCGCGCCCACCGGCCGCCCTACCGCGCCCGCGGGCGCCGCGCCCGCCGGAGCCTCCGCGTCCACCGACCGGTCCGCCGCGACGCCCGCGGCGAGGCCCGCCGCCCCGTCCACCGAGACCTCCGCGGCGACCTCCACCGAGACGTCCGCCGCCCCGGCGGGACCCCCGCTGCTGGAGGCCCGCGGCCTGGTCAGGACCCATCACGGCGAGGGCGGCCCGGTCCACGCCGTGCGCGGCGTGGACCTCACCGTCCGACGCGGCGAGTTCGTCGCCGTCACCGGGCCCTCCGGCGCCGGGAAGTCCACCCTCCTGCACCTCCTGGGCGGACTCCAGCGCCCCGACGAGGGCACCGTCCTGCTCGACGGCGCGTCCACCGACGGCTACACCGAGGCCCGCTGGGCCGTGGAGCGCCGCCGCAGCATCGGCATCGTCTTCCAGTTCTTCAACCTCGTCTCCAACCTCAGCGTCGCCGACAACGTCGAACTGCCGGCCCTCCTCGCCGGGGCCTCCGCCCGCGCCGCCCGCGCCGAACGCGACCGGCTCCTCACCGAACTCGGCCTCGCCGCCAAGGCCCGCAGCATGCCCGGCGAGCTGTCGGGCGGCGAGCAGCAGCGCGTCGCCCTCGCCCGCGCGCTCGTCAACCACCCCCGGCTGCTCCTCGCCGACGAACCGGCCGGCAGCCTGGACAGCAAGGGCACCCGCGAGGTCATGCGGCTGCTGTCCCGCTTCCACCAGCGCGGCCAGACCATCGTCCTGGTCACCCACGACGCCCGGCTCGCCAGCGCCGCCGACCGCGTCATCAGCTTCTTCGACGGCCGTGTCACCGACGACATCACCCTCGGCGGGGACGACGGCGCACCCGCCGCAGGTGGCCCCGCCGGTCGCCGCGCGGGCGCCGGCGGCCCCGCCCGCGTCGTCGAGCTGAGGGACTGA
- a CDS encoding metal-dependent hydrolase, protein MMGPAHSLSGAAAWLGVGAATAAAGHPMPWPVLVVGALICAGAALAPDLDHRSATISRAFGPLSRWLCEVVDKLSYAVYKATRTRSDPRRSGGHRTLTHTALWAVAIGAGGSLLAISGGRWAVLGILFVHLVLAVEGLLWRAARVSSDVLVWLLGASCAWILAGVLDQPGNGANWLFEAPGQEYMWLGLPIVLGALVHDVGDALTVSGCPILWPLPIKKKRWYPIGPPKSLRFRAGSWVEVRVLMPAFMVLGGFGAAAALNVI, encoded by the coding sequence ATGATGGGACCGGCGCACTCACTCTCCGGGGCGGCGGCCTGGCTGGGGGTGGGCGCCGCGACCGCGGCGGCGGGCCACCCCATGCCCTGGCCGGTTCTCGTCGTCGGCGCGCTCATCTGCGCCGGCGCCGCGCTCGCCCCCGACCTCGACCACCGGTCGGCGACGATATCCCGGGCCTTCGGGCCCCTGTCCCGCTGGCTCTGCGAGGTCGTCGACAAGCTGTCGTACGCCGTCTACAAGGCGACCCGCACGCGCAGCGACCCCCGGCGCAGCGGCGGCCACCGCACGCTCACCCACACCGCGCTCTGGGCGGTGGCGATCGGGGCAGGCGGCTCCCTGCTCGCGATCAGCGGCGGCCGCTGGGCGGTCCTCGGCATCCTCTTCGTCCACCTCGTCCTGGCCGTCGAGGGCCTGCTCTGGCGGGCCGCCCGGGTCTCCAGCGACGTCCTGGTGTGGCTGCTCGGCGCGAGCTGCGCCTGGATCCTCGCCGGGGTCCTGGACCAGCCGGGCAACGGCGCGAACTGGCTGTTCGAGGCGCCCGGCCAGGAGTACATGTGGCTCGGGCTGCCGATCGTGCTGGGCGCCCTCGTCCACGACGTAGGCGACGCGCTCACCGTGTCGGGGTGCCCCATCCTGTGGCCCCTGCCGATCAAGAAGAAGCGCTGGTACCCGATCGGCCCGCCGAAGTCGCTGCGCTTCAGGGCGGGCAGCTGGGTCGAGGTCCGGGTGCTGATGCCGGCCTTCATGGTGCTGGGCGGCTTCGGCGCCGCCGCCGCGCTCAACGTGATCTGA
- a CDS encoding glutathione peroxidase: protein MSLYDIPLRTLSGEPTSLAEYRGRAVLVVNVASKCGLTPQYTGLEKLQQEYGERGLTVLGVPCNQFGGQEPGSAEEIRTFCSTTYGVSFPLLEKTDVNGPGRHPLYTELTRTPDADGEAGDVQWNFEKFLIDARGGVTRFRPRTEPDAPELVRAVEAALPAA, encoded by the coding sequence ATGAGCCTGTACGACATCCCGCTGCGCACCCTGTCCGGCGAGCCGACGAGCCTGGCGGAGTACCGGGGCCGCGCGGTGCTGGTGGTGAACGTGGCGTCGAAGTGCGGTCTGACCCCGCAGTACACCGGTCTGGAGAAGCTCCAGCAGGAGTACGGCGAGCGCGGCCTGACCGTGCTGGGCGTGCCGTGCAACCAGTTCGGCGGCCAGGAGCCGGGCAGCGCGGAGGAGATCCGGACGTTCTGCTCGACCACGTACGGCGTGTCGTTCCCGCTGCTGGAGAAGACGGACGTGAACGGGCCGGGCCGCCACCCGCTGTACACGGAGCTCACGCGGACGCCGGACGCGGACGGCGAGGCCGGCGACGTGCAGTGGAACTTCGAGAAGTTCCTGATCGACGCGCGGGGCGGGGTCACCCGCTTCCGTCCGCGCACCGAGCCGGACGCCCCCGAGCTGGTCCGCGCCGTCGAGGCGGCGCTCCCCGCCGCCTGA
- a CDS encoding DUF6011 domain-containing protein: MNDEPLPDCAPANPADGGTGRPPVWCRVCGRPLTGRASRRTGLGPACDAKLHPDRPDVRARRHEVEQDRLF, encoded by the coding sequence ATGAACGACGAGCCACTTCCGGACTGCGCCCCCGCGAACCCGGCCGACGGCGGGACCGGCCGCCCGCCCGTGTGGTGCCGGGTGTGCGGGCGACCGCTGACCGGACGCGCCTCGCGCCGCACCGGGCTGGGTCCGGCCTGCGACGCCAAACTGCACCCGGACCGCCCGGACGTCCGCGCCCGCCGCCACGAGGTGGAGCAGGACCGCCTCTTCTGA
- a CDS encoding DEAD/DEAH box helicase — protein MTLIDQLPQTADPDALFEAFSSWAEGRGISLYPAQEEALIEVVSGANVILSTPTGSGKSLVAAGAHFTALANDQVTFYTAPIKALVSEKFFDLCKLFGTENVGMLTGDASVNADAPVICCTAEVLASIALRDGKDADIGQVVMDEFHFYAEPDRGWAWQIPLLELPQAQFVLMSATLGDVSMFEKDLTRRTGRPTAVVRSATRPVPLSYEYRTTPITDTLTELLQTKQAPVYIVHFTQAAAVERAQSLMSINMCTREEKDRIAELIGNFRFTTAFGRNLSRYVRHGIGVHHAGMLPKYRRLVEKLAQAGLLKVICGTDTLGVGVNVPIRTVLFTALTKYDGNRVRTLRAREFHQIAGRAGRAGFDTAGFVVAQAPEHVIENEKALAKAGDDVKKRRKVVRKKAPEGFVNWTENTYEKLIASEPEPLTSRFRVTHTMLLSVIARPGDAFEAMRRLLEDNHEPRRNQLRHIRRAIAIYRSLLDGGVVEQLDEPDAEGRRIRLTVDLQQDFALNQPLSTFALAAFELLDPESPSYALDMVSVVESTLDDPRQILAAQQNKARGEAVAEMKADGVEYEERMERLQEVSYPKPLEELLWHAYNLYRKSHPWVGDHPVSPKSVIRDMYERALSFTEFTSFYELARTEGIVLRYLASAYKALDHTIPDDLKTEDLEDLIAWLGEMVRQVDSSLLDEWEQLANPEVETAEQAQEKADQVKPVTANARAFRVLVRNAMFRRVELAALDHVEELGELDGESGWDADAWGGAMDGYWDEYDDLGTGPDARGPKLLSIEEDPAHGLWRVRQTFADPNGDHDWGISAEVDLAASDEEGRAVVRVTHVGPF, from the coding sequence GTGACCCTTATCGATCAGCTGCCGCAGACCGCCGATCCCGATGCCCTCTTCGAGGCCTTCTCGTCATGGGCGGAGGGCCGGGGCATCTCGCTCTACCCGGCCCAGGAGGAGGCGCTGATCGAGGTGGTGTCCGGCGCCAACGTGATCCTGTCCACCCCCACCGGTTCGGGCAAGAGCCTGGTCGCGGCGGGCGCGCACTTCACGGCGCTCGCGAACGACCAGGTGACCTTCTACACGGCGCCGATCAAGGCGCTCGTGTCGGAGAAGTTCTTCGACCTGTGCAAGCTCTTCGGCACGGAGAACGTCGGCATGCTCACCGGCGACGCGTCCGTGAACGCCGACGCGCCGGTGATCTGCTGCACGGCCGAGGTGCTGGCGTCGATCGCGCTGCGCGACGGCAAGGACGCCGACATCGGCCAGGTCGTGATGGACGAGTTCCACTTCTACGCGGAGCCGGACCGGGGCTGGGCGTGGCAGATCCCGCTCCTGGAGCTTCCGCAGGCCCAGTTCGTGCTGATGTCGGCGACGCTCGGCGACGTGTCGATGTTCGAGAAGGACCTGACCCGCCGCACCGGCCGCCCCACCGCCGTGGTCCGCTCGGCGACGCGCCCGGTGCCGCTGTCGTACGAGTACCGGACGACGCCCATCACGGACACCCTGACCGAGCTGCTGCAGACCAAGCAGGCCCCGGTGTACATCGTGCACTTCACGCAGGCGGCGGCCGTCGAGCGGGCGCAGTCGCTGATGAGCATCAACATGTGCACGCGCGAGGAGAAGGACCGCATCGCCGAGCTGATCGGCAACTTCCGGTTCACCACCGCGTTCGGCCGGAACCTGTCGCGGTACGTCCGGCACGGCATCGGCGTGCACCACGCGGGCATGCTGCCGAAGTACCGGCGGCTGGTGGAGAAGCTCGCCCAGGCCGGTCTGCTGAAGGTGATCTGCGGTACGGACACGCTCGGCGTCGGCGTCAACGTCCCCATCCGCACGGTGCTGTTCACCGCCCTGACGAAGTACGACGGGAACCGGGTGCGCACGCTGCGCGCCCGCGAGTTCCACCAGATCGCGGGCCGCGCCGGGCGGGCCGGGTTCGACACGGCCGGATTCGTGGTGGCGCAGGCGCCCGAGCACGTCATCGAGAACGAGAAGGCGCTCGCCAAGGCGGGCGACGACGTCAAGAAGCGCCGCAAGGTCGTCCGCAAGAAGGCTCCCGAGGGCTTCGTCAACTGGACGGAGAACACCTACGAGAAGCTGATCGCGTCCGAGCCGGAGCCGCTGACGTCCCGCTTCAGGGTGACGCACACGATGCTGCTGTCGGTGATCGCCCGGCCCGGCGACGCGTTCGAGGCGATGCGCCGCCTGCTGGAGGACAACCACGAGCCGCGCAGGAACCAGCTGCGGCACATCCGCCGGGCCATCGCCATCTACCGGTCGCTGCTGGACGGCGGGGTGGTCGAGCAGCTCGACGAGCCGGACGCGGAGGGCCGCAGGATCCGGCTCACCGTCGACCTCCAGCAGGACTTCGCGCTGAACCAGCCGCTGTCGACGTTCGCGCTGGCCGCCTTCGAGCTGCTGGACCCGGAGTCGCCGTCGTACGCGCTGGACATGGTGTCGGTGGTGGAGTCCACGCTGGACGACCCCCGGCAGATCCTCGCCGCGCAGCAGAACAAGGCGCGCGGCGAGGCGGTCGCCGAGATGAAGGCGGACGGCGTCGAGTACGAGGAGCGGATGGAGCGGCTCCAGGAGGTGTCGTACCCCAAGCCGCTGGAGGAGCTGCTGTGGCACGCGTACAACCTCTACCGCAAGTCCCACCCGTGGGTCGGTGACCACCCGGTGTCGCCGAAGTCGGTGATCCGGGACATGTACGAACGGGCGCTGTCCTTCACCGAGTTCACCTCCTTCTACGAGCTGGCCCGCACCGAGGGCATCGTGCTGCGGTATCTGGCGAGCGCGTACAAGGCGCTGGACCACACCATCCCGGACGACCTGAAGACGGAGGACCTGGAGGACCTGATCGCCTGGCTGGGCGAGATGGTCCGCCAGGTCGACTCCAGCCTGCTGGACGAGTGGGAGCAGCTGGCCAACCCGGAGGTGGAGACCGCCGAGCAGGCGCAGGAGAAGGCCGACCAGGTCAAGCCGGTCACGGCCAACGCCCGCGCCTTCCGCGTGCTCGTGCGGAACGCGATGTTCCGCCGGGTGGAGCTGGCCGCGCTCGACCACGTGGAGGAGCTGGGCGAGCTGGACGGCGAGTCCGGGTGGGACGCCGACGCGTGGGGCGGGGCGATGGACGGGTACTGGGACGAGTACGACGACCTGGGCACCGGCCCGGACGCGCGCGGCCCGAAGCTGCTGTCCATCGAGGAGGACCCGGCGCACGGCCTGTGGCGCGTCCGGCAGACCTTCGCCGACCCGAACGGCGACCACGACTGGGGCATCAGCGCCGAGGTCGACCTGGCCGCCTCCGACGAGGAGGGCCGGGCCGTGGTCCGCGTCACCCACGTCGGCCCGTTCTGA